From Solea senegalensis isolate Sse05_10M linkage group LG19, IFAPA_SoseM_1, whole genome shotgun sequence, the proteins below share one genomic window:
- the ifi35 gene encoding interferon-induced protein 35 translates to MSSEVRDNIVTMASDEDFSLPEVKTLPFEETLDGIQTLIANNKAKYDQLIEEQNELTDLRKDHQEMTQKLQHRCDKLVKTLENEQQFYMDELTKEMVKVNSLKQEEEQIMDEIQKVEAALLEETAKYHHLREQADVFSSMPEKTVAFTGVTTSATNAPTFETKSRIVYPMDGGTALITFEEEVVAKKILTLKQHKVNLTEETFITVEAEAVTLILPKLVEIESEVCPRRILISNLPKMDRETMLDKLNIHFHRRKDGGGEVESCEFLADSGTVVLTFTDKDIAKGLTDTEFHGVQLQKKKKHRVRVTPFLNGTVTKLETRMKVCPRTVLLTGIPAVMEQETLQDLLEIHFQKSVSGGGEIEACLYNPTGQQISALFESVVPKVEKKQ, encoded by the exons ATGAGTTCAGAAGTCAGAG ATAATATTGTGACAATGGCGTCGGACGAG GATTTCTCTCTGCCGGAGGTGAAAACTCTGCCGTTTGAAGAGACTTTAGATGGAATCCAGACTTTAATCGCCAACAACAAG GCGAAGTACGATCAGCTGATTGAGGAGCAGAATGAGCTGACTGACCTCAGGAAGGATCATCAGGAGATGACGCAGAAGCTTCAGCACCGATGCGACAAACTGGTGAAGACTCTGGAGAATGAGCAGCAGTTCTACATGGACGAGCTCACCAAGGAAATG GTAAAGGTGAATTCactgaagcaggaggaggagcagatcaTGGACGAGATCCAGAAAGTGGAAGCGGCCTTGCTGGAGGAGACGGCCAAATATCACCACCTGAGAGAGCAGGCCGAC GTGTTCAGCAGCATGCCAGAGAAGACAGTCGCCTTCACTGGGGTGACGACAAGTGCGACCAACGCACCGACGTTTGAAACGAAATCGCGTATCGTTTACCCGATGGACGGGGGGACGGCGCTGATCACGTTCGAGGAGGAAGTCG TGGCCAAGAAGATCCTGACCCTGAAGCAGCATAAGGTGAATCTGACTGAAGAGACTTTCATCACAGTGGAGGCCGAGGCTGTCACACTGATTCTGCCCAAACTGGTGGAG ATCGAGTCTGAAGTTTGTCCCAGACGCATCTTAATCTCCAACCTTCCCAAAATGGACAGGGAGACAATGCTGGACAAGCTGAACATCCACTTCCACAGGCGTAAAGACGGCGGCGGGGAGGTGGAGTCCTGCGAGTTCCTGGCCGACTCTGGGACGGTGGTCCTCACATTCACGGATAAAGACA TTGCCAAAGGTTTGACTGACACCGAGTTCCACGgtgtgcagctgcagaagaagaagaagcacagaGTCAGAGTGACGCCTTTCCTCAATGGAACTGTTACAAAGTTAGAG ACCAGGATGAAGGTGTGTCCTCGTACAGTGCTGCTGACCGGGATCCCCGCGGTCATGGAGCAGGAGACTCTGCAGGACCTGCTGGAGATCCACTTCCAGAAGAGCGTGAGCGGCGGAGGAGAGATCGAGGCCTGCCTCTACAACCCGACGGGTCAGCAAATCTCCGCGCTGTTCGAGAGCGTCGTGCCCAAAGTGGAGAAGAAGCAGTAG